The genomic DNA GACCGGAACGGCCGCCGTTGCTGCGCTGGCGCTGGCGGGACCGGCCGACCTGCCGATGGCCGCCCTGGCGGCGCTGGGCGCGGCCATGGTGGTGGACGGCGCCTCCGGCTTCGTCCGCGGGCTGGAGCGCCAGGGCAGCGTCGCCGAGGCGGAGGCACGGCTCGACGCGATGCTGGCCCCCGCCGGGGAAGAAGCTCCGGCCGGCCGCGTCCTGGCTTATCCGCCTTCGATCCGCTTCGCCGGGCTGGCGGCGGGGCTGCTGCCCCCGGGCTGCGTGGCCGCGATCACCGGCCCCTCCGGCTGCGGCAAGACCACGCTGCTGGAAACCCTGCTGCGCCTGCGGGAACCGGAGCCGGGGCGGATCTTCCTGGGCGGCGTCGATCTGGCGGAGCTGGATGCCGCGACCGCCCGGCGCTGCTTCTCGCTGCTGCCGCAGGATGCGGCGCTGCTGGCCGGCAGCCTGCGCGACAACCTGCTGCTCGCCGATCCGGAGGCGAGCGAGGAGCGGCTCTGGCAGGCGTTGCACGATGCCGGGCTGGAGGAGCGCGTGTCGCGGCTGCCGGGCGGGCTCGATGGCTGGCTGGGAGAGAACGGGGCCCGGCTGTCGGGCGGCGAACGGCGCCGCCTGGGCCTCGCCCGTGCGCTGCTGCGGCCGGCGCCCTGGCTGCTGCTGGACGAACCCACCGAGGGGCTGGATGCGGCCACCGAGGCGCTGGTCCTGCGGCGGCTGGCGGCACGCCTCGCGCGGGAGGGCCAGGGCGCGCTGATCGTCACGCACCGGCCGGCCCCGCTGGCCCTGTGCCGGAGGATCATCCCGCTCGGCGCCCTGGAAGCGGCGGGGCGCCCGGCCCTGTCGCTCTGAACGGCCCAGGAGGCTGGCGAGAGGCCGGCCGAGCCTGTGCCGCTCCCGCCGCTTCTGTTGAAGCCGTCATCAATCCCCCACAGGGTGTGTCATTTCGATCATGGTCCGCCCGGAAATGCGGCGGCGACGGTGTCCCCGTCTCGGAAAACTTCCCTTTCGTCTCCACCTGTCACTAAGAGGCGCTCGCAATTCAGGGCGGAACGATCCGCCCATTTCCCGGAAGCAGAGACCACTCCCATGACGCATCTCGCCCGACCTGCGTTCCGGCCCCTGCTGCGCCTTCTCGGCACGACAGCCCTGGTCCCGGTGGCCCTCGCCCTGTGGCCCCCGGCCGCAGTGGCCCAGACGAGCCAGACCCAGACCCAGTCCGGCGACGCGGCCGGGAGCGCCAACGGCAACGGCACGACCGTTCTGCCGACGGTGAGCGTGCAGGGCGCCAGTCAGAACCCGCTGGGGCCGGTGGACGGCTATGTCGCCACGCGCAACCTGACCGGCAGCAAGACGGACACGCCCCTGATCGAGGTGCCGCAATCCGTCTCCGTGGTGACGCGCGACGCGATCGACCAGCGGCAGGCACAGAATCTCGGTGAGGCGCTGCGCTATTCCGCCGGCATCCGGCCGGAGCAGTACGGCTTCGATTCCCGGGCCGACTGGCTGCAGATCCGCGGCTTCGAGGCGACCGACACCAGCCAGTTCCTGAACGGGCTGCGATTCAACCCGGGCTACACGGCCGGCGTCTTCGAGACCTATGGGCTGGAGCGCTATGAGATCCTGCGCGGGCCCTCCTCCGTGCTCTACGGCCAGATGGCGCCGGGCGGCCTGATCAACATGGTGCAGCGCCATCCGACCGACACGGCGCAGGGCGAGGTGCGACTGACCGCCGGCACGCAGAACATCCGCCAGCTCGCCTTCAACACCAGCGGCCCGCTGACGGCGGATGGCCAGTGGAGCTACGCGCTCACCGGCGTCGGCCGCCTCGCCGACCTGGACGTGCAGAACAGCAACAACGACCGGCTCTTCGTCGCCCCGGCGCTGACCTGGAAACCCACCGGGGACACACGCTTCACGCTGCTGCCCTACTACCAGCGCGACCGGACCATCGGCGCCCAGTTCCTGCCCTATCTCGGCACCGTGCAGCGCAGCGCCTTCGGCCGCATCTCGCGCAGCCTCAACATTGGCGAGGACGGGTTCGACAAGTACGACCGCACGCAGTACGGCATCGGCTACGAGTTCGAGCACCGCTTCAACGACGTCTTCTCCTTCAGCCAGAACGCCCGCTACGCGCATGTCGGCGTGAACTGGAAGCAGGTCTATGGTGGCGGCCTCGTCGCGGGCAGCGAGCGGCTGCTGAACCGCTACGCCTATGACGAGCAGTACAGCTTCGACACCTTCCAGGTGGACAACCGCGGCCAGGCGCGCTTCGACACCGGCCCGCTGCAGCACACGGTGCTCGGCGGCTTCGACTACCAGCACACCAGCTACAAGAGCGTGGCGGCCTTCGCCGTCGCCAGCCCGCTCGACCTCTACGCGCCCGTCTATGGCAGCGGCATCCCGACCCTGGGCAGCCCGTACCAGAACCGGCTGCAGGGCATCGACCAGTACGGCCTCTATGGCCA from Roseomonas gilardii includes the following:
- a CDS encoding ATP-binding cassette domain-containing protein; the encoded protein is MTKSHALPAEASKESTGTAPLPPLPASPAPAGPLRRILGAECRRQRPRLLLAGLLAALVAAASVTLLGLSGWFITAAALAGLGGPAVAQGFNYLLPSAAIRLLAILRTGGRYGERLVGHDAALRALARLRPALFRALAASPPATALALSTGEATARVVGDVDALEADLVRRSARWGLWASLLSGTALLLLAGTGPALAAALALGLTVAVARRLSAHLTERGREAQRAAGRLKEELATLLAAATELRAHGLEDWAAERIAQRGAALGAAQQRAAAGAGWFELLQAGATGTAAVAALALAGPADLPMAALAALGAAMVVDGASGFVRGLERQGSVAEAEARLDAMLAPAGEEAPAGRVLAYPPSIRFAGLAAGLLPPGCVAAITGPSGCGKTTLLETLLRLREPEPGRIFLGGVDLAELDAATARRCFSLLPQDAALLAGSLRDNLLLADPEASEERLWQALHDAGLEERVSRLPGGLDGWLGENGARLSGGERRRLGLARALLRPAPWLLLDEPTEGLDAATEALVLRRLAARLAREGQGALIVTHRPAPLALCRRIIPLGALEAAGRPALSL
- a CDS encoding TonB-dependent siderophore receptor; this encodes MTHLARPAFRPLLRLLGTTALVPVALALWPPAAVAQTSQTQTQSGDAAGSANGNGTTVLPTVSVQGASQNPLGPVDGYVATRNLTGSKTDTPLIEVPQSVSVVTRDAIDQRQAQNLGEALRYSAGIRPEQYGFDSRADWLQIRGFEATDTSQFLNGLRFNPGYTAGVFETYGLERYEILRGPSSVLYGQMAPGGLINMVQRHPTDTAQGEVRLTAGTQNIRQLAFNTSGPLTADGQWSYALTGVGRLADLDVQNSNNDRLFVAPALTWKPTGDTRFTLLPYYQRDRTIGAQFLPYLGTVQRSAFGRISRSLNIGEDGFDKYDRTQYGIGYEFEHRFNDVFSFSQNARYAHVGVNWKQVYGGGLVAGSERLLNRYAYDEQYSFDTFQVDNRGQARFDTGPLQHTVLGGFDYQHTSYKSVAAFAVASPLDLYAPVYGSGIPTLGSPYQNRLQGIDQYGLYGQDQIRYGRFVATLGVRHDWVDTNTKNRAFGFTSESKEDTDTTWRAGITYLAENGLAPYFSYSTSFLPQAGGFSPARGNGTFDPTTGEQYEVGIKYQPNGLNSFVQVSAFHITQSQVLTADPDNALYQVQTGRIRVRGVEAEGVASLGNGLNLIGSITYLDPEITRDTVASNVGNRPLGVSKFTAGLYADYSFGEGRGAMSGVGLGAGVRFVGNTAVDNANSAVVPSVTLFDLAARYDLGQLAPNLKGFQALLNINNVADKRYVARCTSEASCFYGNSRTILGSLAYRW